A region of Pyxidicoccus parkwaysis DNA encodes the following proteins:
- a CDS encoding DUF1772 domain-containing protein, with the protein MMKRRSLYILLLCSLLFGLVLGAGISQSLFVMPAWFESPPSSLALISSQTAKSVAFWMPLQSALLGTLVAALVFNWRSPERRKLLVGALGVYVVMWIVSGVFFVPEITSLAAAASEGPYDASLAARGQRWLQLSWSRHALLAVGWLLVGGAIAKREVAS; encoded by the coding sequence ATGATGAAGAGACGCTCGCTGTACATCCTGCTGCTCTGCAGCCTGCTGTTCGGGCTGGTCCTCGGAGCGGGCATCAGCCAGTCGCTGTTCGTGATGCCCGCCTGGTTCGAGTCCCCGCCCTCTTCCCTGGCGCTCATCAGCAGCCAGACCGCGAAGTCGGTGGCGTTCTGGATGCCCCTCCAGTCGGCACTGCTCGGGACGCTGGTGGCGGCGCTCGTCTTCAACTGGCGCTCGCCCGAGCGGAGGAAATTGCTGGTCGGGGCCCTGGGTGTCTACGTGGTGATGTGGATTGTCTCGGGGGTGTTCTTCGTCCCGGAAATCACCTCGCTGGCGGCCGCGGCCTCGGAGGGCCCGTACGACGCCTCGCTGGCCGCCCGGGGGCAGCGCTGGCTCCAGCTCTCCTGGAGCCGGCATGCGCTGTTGGCCGTGGGCTGGCTGCTCGTGGGCGGTGCCATCGCGAAGCGCGAGGTGGCGTCATGA
- a CDS encoding SDR family NAD(P)-dependent oxidoreductase gives MSARLLEGKVAIVLGASRGIGAATARVFASEGASVVLAARSEDALHGLAEEIGRSGGTALAVRTDLGEAASVEALVKQTVSRFGRLDCAFNNAADGHMPGPLATLSVEDLDRSYAVNLRGFFVAMKHEINAMLASGGGGAIVNMSSTAGVNGVRGMAGYSATKHAVLGLTKSAALDYADRRIRINAVAPGPILTDRIQALPEERRAPILRAVPMGRIGDAEEVGRSVAWLCSDAASYITGVTLAIDGGRLAGA, from the coding sequence ATGAGCGCGCGGCTGCTGGAGGGAAAGGTCGCCATCGTCCTGGGCGCGAGCCGTGGCATCGGCGCGGCGACTGCGCGCGTGTTCGCCTCGGAGGGCGCCTCTGTGGTGCTGGCGGCGCGGAGCGAGGACGCGCTGCATGGGCTCGCGGAGGAGATTGGACGGAGTGGTGGCACGGCGCTCGCCGTGCGGACGGACCTGGGTGAGGCCGCGTCCGTGGAGGCGCTGGTGAAGCAGACGGTGTCCCGCTTCGGACGGCTGGACTGCGCGTTCAACAACGCCGCGGATGGGCACATGCCGGGGCCGCTGGCGACGCTGTCCGTGGAGGACCTGGACCGCTCGTACGCGGTGAACCTGCGTGGGTTCTTCGTGGCCATGAAGCATGAAATCAACGCCATGCTGGCCTCGGGTGGTGGCGGCGCCATCGTCAACATGTCCTCCACGGCGGGCGTCAACGGCGTGCGCGGCATGGCGGGCTACAGCGCGACGAAGCATGCGGTGCTCGGGCTCACGAAGTCGGCGGCGCTCGACTATGCGGACCGGCGCATCCGCATCAACGCCGTGGCGCCCGGCCCCATCCTCACCGACCGCATCCAGGCGCTTCCCGAGGAGCGGCGCGCGCCCATCCTCCGCGCGGTTCCCATGGGACGGATTGGCGACGCGGAGGAGGTCGGACGCAGCGTGGCGTGGCTCTGCTCCGATGCAGCCTCGTACATCACCGGAGTGACGCTCGCCATCGACGGGGGCCGGCTCGCAGGAGCGTGA
- a CDS encoding NAD(P)-dependent oxidoreductase: protein MRIAVLGASGRTGRQLVSQALAAGHEVRVLVRRSETITESHPRLTVLTGDAEDPTHVRELVRGVDAVVSAVGPGRDDPEACSHVSRVVREVLEAEGPQRYVYVSGSHVDMPGDSKDFIGRVATRVGRLLGGRIVADKQRELDALRASKLDWTAVRPSQLTNGPKTGRYRVSTLTPPGALVARADVADFILKELQEHRHGRQAPFIAR from the coding sequence ATGCGAATCGCGGTGCTGGGTGCGAGCGGCCGGACAGGACGTCAACTGGTCTCCCAGGCGCTGGCCGCCGGGCACGAGGTGCGCGTCCTCGTGCGCAGGTCCGAGACCATCACCGAGTCCCATCCCCGCCTCACCGTGCTGACCGGTGACGCGGAAGACCCCACCCATGTCCGTGAATTGGTGCGCGGCGTGGACGCGGTGGTGAGCGCCGTGGGCCCCGGCCGCGATGACCCGGAGGCGTGCAGCCACGTCAGCCGCGTCGTCCGCGAGGTGCTCGAAGCGGAAGGCCCCCAGCGCTACGTCTACGTCTCCGGTTCACACGTGGACATGCCGGGGGACTCGAAGGACTTCATCGGACGCGTGGCCACGCGAGTGGGACGCCTGCTCGGGGGGCGGATTGTCGCCGACAAACAGCGCGAGCTGGATGCTCTGCGAGCCAGCAAACTGGATTGGACCGCTGTCCGTCCCTCGCAACTGACCAACGGGCCGAAGACTGGCAGGTATCGGGTGAGCACCTTGACCCCGCCGGGCGCCCTCGTGGCCCGCGCGGACGTCGCTGACTTCATCCTCAAGGAGCTCCAGGAGCACCGCCATGGCCGACAAGCCCCCTTCATCGCCCGGTGA
- a CDS encoding NmrA family NAD(P)-binding protein, producing MADKPPSSPGEQRDNSSPCTRVLVTGALGNVGREVLRALSAKGIAARAASRSMERARSALGAEADIVALDLHDARTFAPALQGCDGLFLMRPPAISDVKHTLEPLVDAAVASGVRHIVFLSTADTNKPAPHHAVEEHLKQFGTSWTVLRPGFLAQNLGDMYRRDILEDGRIYVPAGKGQVAFVDARDVAAVAARAFAEPKAHAGQAHTLTGPEHYTFLEAAECLTEMLGVHVRYQAASIPGYMLHLLRRGIPMTQALAQTALHVGVRHRQAERVDPTLTRLLGRPGRTMRDYIHDHGALWRTPARVAA from the coding sequence ATGGCCGACAAGCCCCCTTCATCGCCCGGTGAGCAGCGCGACAACTCCAGCCCCTGCACCCGGGTCCTCGTCACCGGGGCGCTCGGCAACGTGGGGCGCGAGGTGCTGCGTGCGCTCTCCGCGAAAGGCATCGCGGCCCGGGCGGCCAGCCGCTCGATGGAGCGCGCTCGCTCCGCGCTCGGTGCCGAGGCCGACATCGTCGCGTTGGACCTCCACGACGCGCGGACATTCGCGCCCGCGTTGCAGGGCTGCGATGGGCTCTTCCTGATGCGGCCTCCCGCCATCTCGGACGTGAAGCACACGCTCGAACCGCTGGTGGACGCGGCCGTCGCGAGTGGTGTTCGGCACATCGTGTTCCTATCGACGGCGGACACGAACAAGCCCGCGCCACACCATGCGGTGGAGGAGCACCTGAAGCAGTTCGGCACGAGCTGGACGGTGCTGCGGCCCGGCTTCCTCGCGCAGAACCTCGGGGACATGTACCGGCGCGACATCCTCGAGGACGGCCGCATCTATGTCCCGGCGGGCAAGGGCCAGGTGGCGTTCGTCGATGCGCGCGACGTGGCCGCAGTCGCCGCCCGCGCCTTCGCTGAGCCCAAGGCCCACGCGGGGCAGGCCCATACCCTCACGGGGCCGGAGCACTACACGTTCCTCGAAGCCGCGGAGTGTCTGACGGAAATGCTCGGCGTCCACGTGCGCTACCAGGCCGCGAGCATCCCCGGCTACATGCTGCACCTGCTGCGGCGAGGAATTCCGATGACCCAGGCGCTGGCCCAGACGGCGCTCCACGTGGGCGTGCGACACCGACAGGCGGAGCGCGTGGACCCGACGCTGACTCGACTGCTCGGCCGTCCCGGCCGCACGATGCGCGACTACATCCACGACCACGGCGCGCTCTGGCGGACTCCGGCCCGCGTCGCGGCGTGA
- a CDS encoding DUF6544 family protein, which produces MDGALTELPPPTPSLSRDEDAVARRLVDTPPRGSFRPELVEGLPPPARDWLMHAIAVGTPLWRTTRLLMHGSIKVGERWLPFEAMQIHAPGKGMLWKARARMMGLPIVGHDLYAEGRGEMRWKMLGLVPVARGEGPDIDRSTRGRLAAETAVMVPTWLVGPHVTWTGEGPRAAVAHFTIDGEPFDIRLQLGDGGALRGVSFLRWGAPLPGDAFGLHPFGCEVQEEQTVAGLTVPRRMRAGWFFGGPRFESEGEFFRATVDSLRPL; this is translated from the coding sequence ATGGATGGCGCGCTCACGGAGTTGCCCCCGCCGACTCCGTCATTGTCCCGCGACGAGGACGCCGTGGCGCGGCGCCTGGTGGACACACCACCGCGCGGGAGCTTCAGGCCGGAGCTCGTGGAAGGACTTCCTCCGCCCGCGCGCGATTGGCTCATGCATGCGATTGCCGTCGGCACGCCGCTGTGGCGCACGACGCGGCTCCTCATGCACGGCAGCATCAAGGTCGGTGAACGCTGGCTGCCTTTCGAGGCCATGCAAATCCACGCGCCGGGCAAAGGCATGCTGTGGAAGGCCCGCGCGCGGATGATGGGCCTGCCCATCGTCGGGCATGACCTCTACGCCGAAGGGCGCGGAGAGATGCGCTGGAAGATGCTCGGGCTGGTGCCGGTGGCGCGGGGCGAGGGTCCGGACATCGACCGCTCCACACGTGGCCGGCTCGCAGCGGAGACCGCCGTCATGGTGCCCACCTGGCTCGTGGGCCCTCACGTCACGTGGACCGGTGAGGGGCCTCGCGCCGCGGTGGCCCACTTCACCATCGACGGCGAGCCCTTCGACATCCGGTTGCAACTGGGAGATGGCGGCGCCCTGCGCGGCGTGAGCTTCCTGCGCTGGGGCGCACCGCTTCCGGGAGATGCCTTCGGCCTCCACCCGTTCGGCTGCGAGGTGCAGGAGGAGCAGACCGTCGCGGGGCTCACCGTGCCGCGCCGGATGCGCGCGGGCTGGTTCTTCGGCGGGCCGCGCTTCGAGTCCGAGGGCGAGTTCTTCCGCGCCACCGTGGACTCGCTGCGGCCCCTCTGA
- the cglE gene encoding adventurous gliding motility protein CglE gives MKKSLLVAALALLSSPALAATPPEGVEFEPRRGFFTETDVGVFFTLGGENVYSNAQTYLQLGLGYDLTEKLSLGAHFGLGSSAQNCFAGYLPGTETCALSDNFTMAFLDVTAAYHVKVMDRLYLTPKAVAGYTRLDPAPVDPEAGDPGRAMSAPNAGLGFGIEYATGMDHFSVGADLLARYIIGPNITALSIFPKVKYTF, from the coding sequence GTGAAGAAGTCCCTGCTAGTCGCCGCGCTTGCGCTGCTGTCGTCTCCGGCCCTGGCGGCCACGCCTCCGGAAGGCGTGGAGTTCGAGCCGCGCCGCGGCTTCTTCACCGAGACGGACGTCGGCGTGTTCTTCACCCTCGGCGGGGAGAACGTCTACTCGAATGCGCAGACGTACCTGCAGCTCGGGCTGGGGTACGACCTGACGGAGAAGCTGTCCCTGGGGGCGCACTTCGGCCTCGGCTCGTCCGCGCAGAACTGCTTCGCGGGCTACCTGCCGGGCACGGAGACGTGCGCGCTCTCCGACAACTTCACCATGGCCTTCCTGGACGTCACGGCGGCGTACCACGTGAAGGTGATGGACCGGCTGTACCTGACGCCGAAGGCGGTGGCGGGCTACACGCGGTTGGACCCCGCGCCGGTGGACCCCGAGGCCGGAGACCCGGGCCGCGCCATGAGCGCGCCCAACGCGGGCCTGGGCTTCGGAATCGAGTACGCCACGGGCATGGACCACTTCTCCGTGGGCGCGGACCTGCTGGCCCGCTACATCATCGGGCCCAACATCACCGCGCTCTCCATCTTCCCGAAGGTGAAGTACACGTTCTGA
- a CDS encoding TonB family protein, producing the protein MAAAKNNGLTLRITGPDGSTVEAVSEAESVIVGSGAQAAVKIQDPRVSNLHVMLKVDKDGSVTAIDLGSEGGTEVRGQRLVIPTALEPGDVLKMGSSRVEVLFGAGPARKAPVGAQVAGPAFQGSVTQRAPVAVTLPEVVTPPSASNTPRAPVPVPMPGPRMEASSAGVSVRTERPVTPVVPPVAPPVTNKVGPQARTVTPAATAKTNRTLAPHLQEPLPPEAMPLSNAKVLQVAMLWGDQMLEVQHFKDGVPVTIGEGKKNFFHVFAPSVGQRHVLAVSRGDKLEVRAPAGAGLIVTNLGNVRSKDALRAAGALTGASAEQEQVLTLGLNDRVELSLGNVAFVVRYVRPSPAIAANALVEADFTFFKIASICLLAGLAVILAMVLTPRSEHPETADIFQDQQRVAKFLITPEKKLEQKKLQLTGVEEGAKAKDEEGKFGKEEAKQQEAAPSKPGTPIVDKSKKEKDRQVVGKVGLLGAFKGLKGGASDVFGPGGFGTGLNNALGGLKGGAAMGDAQGVGGLGSRGTGTGGGGTALGIGGLGTQGTGRGAGGSGGIDLGGRGKSITKVIPGKTTVVGGLDKDVIAKVIRRHQGEIKYCYESELNKDPSLAGKVAVAFTIDPTGAVSDANVSETTLNNSKAEQCMLSRIRRWKFPEPKGGGVVSVTYPWIFSPAGNGEGGGEEG; encoded by the coding sequence ATGGCGGCGGCGAAGAACAACGGCTTGACGCTTCGAATCACGGGACCGGATGGCTCCACGGTTGAGGCCGTGTCGGAGGCGGAGAGCGTCATTGTGGGGTCGGGCGCCCAGGCGGCGGTGAAGATTCAGGATCCGCGGGTCTCCAACCTTCATGTGATGCTCAAGGTGGACAAGGATGGCTCTGTCACGGCCATCGACCTCGGCAGCGAGGGCGGCACGGAGGTGCGGGGCCAGCGCCTCGTCATCCCCACGGCGCTCGAGCCCGGGGACGTCCTGAAGATGGGGAGCTCGCGGGTGGAGGTGCTCTTCGGAGCCGGGCCCGCGCGCAAGGCTCCCGTGGGCGCGCAGGTGGCCGGGCCGGCCTTCCAGGGCTCGGTGACGCAGCGCGCGCCCGTGGCGGTGACGTTGCCCGAAGTGGTGACGCCACCTTCAGCGTCGAACACACCGCGCGCACCGGTACCGGTGCCCATGCCGGGTCCTCGCATGGAAGCGTCCTCGGCGGGCGTCTCCGTGCGCACGGAGCGGCCGGTGACTCCGGTGGTGCCCCCCGTGGCGCCGCCGGTGACGAACAAGGTCGGGCCCCAGGCGCGCACGGTGACTCCGGCGGCCACGGCGAAGACGAATCGCACGTTGGCGCCGCACCTCCAGGAGCCGCTGCCTCCCGAGGCCATGCCGCTCTCCAACGCGAAGGTCCTCCAGGTGGCGATGCTCTGGGGCGACCAGATGCTGGAGGTCCAGCACTTCAAGGACGGCGTCCCCGTCACCATCGGCGAGGGGAAGAAGAACTTCTTCCACGTCTTCGCTCCGTCGGTGGGCCAGCGCCACGTGCTCGCGGTGAGCCGGGGCGACAAGCTGGAGGTGCGGGCTCCGGCGGGCGCGGGCCTCATCGTCACCAACCTGGGCAACGTGCGCTCCAAGGACGCGCTGCGCGCGGCGGGTGCGCTCACCGGCGCGTCCGCGGAGCAGGAGCAGGTCCTCACGCTCGGCCTGAATGACCGGGTGGAGTTGTCGCTCGGCAACGTGGCCTTCGTGGTGCGCTACGTGCGGCCCTCGCCGGCCATCGCGGCCAACGCGCTGGTCGAGGCGGACTTCACCTTCTTCAAGATTGCCAGCATCTGCCTCCTGGCGGGCCTGGCCGTCATCCTCGCCATGGTGCTGACGCCGCGCTCGGAGCACCCGGAGACGGCGGACATCTTCCAGGACCAGCAGCGCGTCGCGAAGTTCCTCATCACCCCGGAGAAGAAGCTCGAGCAGAAGAAGCTCCAGCTCACCGGCGTGGAGGAGGGCGCGAAGGCGAAGGACGAAGAGGGCAAGTTCGGCAAGGAGGAGGCGAAGCAGCAGGAGGCCGCTCCCTCCAAGCCGGGCACGCCGATTGTGGACAAGAGCAAGAAGGAGAAGGACCGCCAGGTGGTGGGCAAGGTCGGTCTGCTCGGCGCGTTCAAGGGGCTGAAGGGCGGGGCTTCGGACGTGTTCGGCCCCGGCGGCTTCGGCACCGGCCTCAACAACGCGCTCGGCGGCCTCAAGGGCGGCGCGGCCATGGGTGACGCGCAGGGCGTCGGTGGCCTCGGCTCGCGCGGCACGGGCACCGGCGGTGGCGGCACGGCGCTGGGCATCGGTGGCCTCGGCACGCAGGGCACGGGGCGCGGCGCGGGTGGCTCGGGCGGCATCGACCTGGGCGGCCGCGGCAAGTCCATCACCAAGGTCATCCCCGGCAAGACGACGGTGGTCGGCGGCCTCGACAAGGACGTCATCGCCAAGGTCATCCGGCGTCACCAGGGGGAGATCAAGTACTGCTACGAGTCCGAGCTGAACAAGGACCCGAGCCTCGCCGGCAAGGTGGCGGTGGCCTTCACCATCGACCCGACGGGCGCGGTGTCGGACGCCAACGTCAGTGAGACGACGCTGAACAACTCCAAGGCGGAGCAGTGCATGCTGTCCCGCATCCGCCGCTGGAAGTTCCCGGAGCCCAAGGGCGGCGGCGTGGTGTCCGTGACGTACCCGTGGATCTTCTCGCCGGCCGGCAATGGCGAGGGCGGCGGCGAAGAGGGTTAG
- a CDS encoding tetratricopeptide repeat protein, with protein MRNRFDILHVGTGKTQMKWFRSLLAGSLAFTAACASGPQTKTSVLPEKPAPSAASAQKPEQGTPVAQPAPQAPAPKEGTATELFTAALQAYEAGDLDSARHGFEKALAKDPRSLNAQFNLGVIAERQGRNDDARVAYEKVLLLEPGHVPSAVNLAALHRKQGHTDEAIALLEKALKQPGREHDASLLNSLSVTYRVAGKLNESESAARRVLVRSKDNPEAYKNLAQVAYARGQFRLAELLTGTALKHAEKDASLYNLLGMVYLKLDDRTRALAQFQKAVSLDDRFAPGYLNLGAMALSYRDYVGAERSFTKATELEPDSTEARLYLAWALDGQKGRDPKKGLAAGEAFEKVLAARADLQEAVCGAGWAYAADRAGWEKAIAFLDRCKGLQGTTEQDKQMLTAKVQGLQNMLKAPPPAQAAEGAGEKKNEATGGAGSVLNQLPQEQGEAPAEGEPSADGSAAASDAASPSGDTAEEGTNAAASGTQSPASAAPAAPAQNGAATGSPAKDAAQGVKAPAPGGAPAPSQVQ; from the coding sequence ATGCGCAACCGCTTCGACATCCTTCATGTTGGGACAGGGAAGACGCAGATGAAATGGTTCCGCTCGCTCCTCGCCGGCTCGCTGGCCTTCACGGCCGCGTGCGCGTCGGGGCCCCAGACGAAGACCTCCGTACTGCCGGAGAAGCCGGCGCCGTCGGCCGCGTCCGCGCAGAAGCCGGAGCAGGGCACGCCCGTGGCGCAGCCGGCGCCGCAGGCTCCCGCGCCGAAGGAGGGCACCGCCACGGAGCTCTTCACCGCGGCGCTCCAGGCCTACGAGGCCGGTGACCTCGACAGTGCACGCCACGGGTTCGAGAAGGCGCTGGCGAAGGACCCGCGCAGCCTCAACGCGCAGTTCAACCTGGGCGTCATCGCCGAGCGCCAGGGCCGCAACGACGACGCGCGCGTGGCCTACGAGAAGGTGCTCCTGCTGGAGCCGGGGCACGTGCCGTCCGCCGTCAACCTCGCGGCGCTGCACCGGAAGCAGGGGCACACCGACGAGGCGATTGCACTGCTGGAGAAGGCGCTGAAGCAGCCGGGCCGTGAGCACGACGCTTCGTTGCTCAACAGCCTGTCGGTGACGTACCGAGTGGCGGGGAAGCTGAACGAGTCCGAGTCCGCCGCGCGCCGCGTGCTGGTGCGCAGCAAGGACAACCCGGAGGCGTACAAGAACCTCGCGCAGGTGGCGTATGCGCGCGGACAGTTCCGGCTCGCGGAGCTGTTGACTGGCACCGCGCTCAAGCACGCGGAGAAGGACGCGTCGCTCTACAACCTGCTCGGCATGGTCTACCTGAAGCTGGACGACCGCACGCGTGCGCTCGCGCAGTTCCAGAAGGCGGTGTCGCTCGATGACAGGTTCGCGCCGGGCTATCTCAACCTCGGGGCCATGGCGCTGAGCTACCGCGACTACGTGGGCGCGGAGCGCTCGTTCACGAAGGCGACGGAGCTGGAGCCGGACTCGACGGAGGCGCGGCTGTACCTCGCGTGGGCGCTGGATGGGCAGAAGGGCAGGGACCCGAAGAAGGGCCTGGCCGCGGGTGAGGCGTTCGAGAAGGTGCTCGCCGCGCGCGCGGACCTGCAGGAGGCGGTGTGCGGCGCGGGCTGGGCATACGCGGCGGACCGCGCGGGCTGGGAGAAGGCGATTGCCTTCCTCGACCGGTGCAAGGGATTGCAGGGCACGACGGAGCAGGACAAGCAGATGCTCACCGCGAAGGTGCAGGGCCTGCAGAACATGCTGAAGGCCCCGCCGCCCGCGCAGGCCGCCGAGGGCGCGGGCGAGAAGAAGAACGAAGCCACCGGTGGCGCGGGCTCCGTGCTCAACCAGCTCCCGCAGGAGCAGGGTGAGGCGCCGGCTGAAGGCGAACCGTCCGCGGATGGCTCGGCCGCCGCGAGCGACGCCGCGTCACCGTCGGGTGACACGGCGGAGGAAGGCACCAACGCTGCTGCCTCGGGCACTCAGTCGCCTGCGAGCGCCGCACCTGCCGCGCCCGCGCAGAACGGAGCGGCCACGGGCTCTCCCGCGAAGGACGCGGCTCAGGGCGTGAAGGCGCCCGCTCCTGGTGGTGCTCCCGCGCCCTCGCAAGTGCAGTAG